A genomic window from Rhodococcus sp. KBS0724 includes:
- a CDS encoding winged helix DNA-binding domain-containing protein: protein MTDRDLGRATLARQFLLERADITALEAVEHLAGLQAQAPTPPYLALWARVKDFAAEELSSLIESRQVVRLVAMRGTVFVMSAADAASFRGTVQSIMDRDLHTNTAHRTALTGMDLGALAQAGRELVSEGPLTQMQMRPLLAERFPGRDPEGLAHGIRGLLPMVQVPPRGLWGKSGPPALTTLESWLGAELDSTPVPDAMVMRYLAAFGPASVKDAQAWSGLTRLAEVFERLRPSLITFVNEKGTELFDLPGAPRPDEGTPPVRILAPFDNILLSHADRSRIMDEQYRTQVFTVNGIIKPAVLVRGKVVGFTAESTKGDTARLTVSLFSQQSKTTVSSIEREARSLLRFVRPAIAHHEITVEILT, encoded by the coding sequence ATGACTGATCGTGACCTCGGTCGGGCGACCCTCGCACGTCAATTCTTGCTCGAACGGGCTGACATCACTGCTCTCGAAGCTGTGGAGCATCTGGCTGGTCTACAGGCGCAGGCTCCGACCCCGCCGTATCTCGCCCTGTGGGCACGTGTGAAAGACTTTGCGGCAGAAGAGTTGTCGAGCTTGATCGAGAGCCGGCAGGTAGTGCGTCTCGTTGCGATGCGCGGAACGGTGTTCGTGATGTCGGCCGCTGACGCCGCATCCTTCCGCGGCACCGTTCAATCGATCATGGACCGCGATCTCCACACCAACACCGCGCACCGCACGGCCCTGACCGGAATGGATCTGGGCGCACTCGCGCAGGCCGGGCGCGAACTTGTTTCCGAGGGACCACTAACTCAGATGCAGATGAGGCCGCTTCTGGCCGAACGCTTTCCAGGGCGAGATCCAGAAGGACTCGCGCACGGAATCAGAGGGCTGCTGCCTATGGTCCAGGTTCCGCCTCGCGGGCTGTGGGGTAAATCGGGACCGCCCGCGTTGACCACGCTGGAGAGTTGGTTGGGGGCAGAACTGGATTCGACTCCGGTGCCAGACGCGATGGTGATGCGTTACCTCGCGGCCTTTGGTCCGGCGAGCGTGAAGGACGCCCAGGCGTGGTCGGGATTAACCAGGCTGGCTGAAGTTTTCGAGCGACTGCGTCCGAGCCTGATTACCTTCGTGAACGAGAAGGGGACGGAACTGTTCGACCTACCCGGAGCCCCGCGCCCCGACGAGGGCACGCCGCCGGTTCGGATCCTGGCGCCCTTCGACAACATTCTGCTCTCCCATGCGGATCGCTCGCGAATCATGGATGAGCAGTATCGAACTCAGGTCTTCACGGTGAACGGAATCATCAAACCCGCCGTACTGGTGCGAGGGAAGGTCGTCGGATTCACAGCGGAATCCACGAAGGGTGATACGGCGCGGTTGACGGTCTCGCTGTTTTCGCAGCAGTCGAAAACCACCGTGTCGTCGATCGAGAGGGAAGCGCGTTCATTGCTGCGATTCGTGCGTCCAGCGATCGCCCACCACGAGATAACCGTCGAAATTCTCACCTAG
- a CDS encoding suppressor of fused domain protein — protein sequence MSDSVVSSVRAHLVANIEGPEPAAASVTFLGVEPLDVLRFESPDGVVHYATLGCSRHPMGDPGDLVADPTRGPRAELVLSLRGGTGVASGVARTLAVLAAAPSVEGIVLLDDALLDLGEPLWKGTAFTAVLLSDSGIEDLTLPEPMDPVRFLAVVPITGTEAAWVRLRGADALREAWTEAGIDVRDPHRAAASL from the coding sequence GTGTCTGACAGTGTTGTGTCCTCCGTCCGCGCGCACCTCGTTGCCAATATCGAGGGGCCGGAACCGGCTGCCGCCTCGGTGACGTTCCTGGGTGTCGAGCCGCTGGACGTGCTCAGATTCGAATCTCCGGACGGAGTGGTGCACTACGCAACACTGGGGTGCTCGCGGCACCCCATGGGTGATCCCGGCGATCTGGTTGCCGATCCCACCCGCGGGCCGCGGGCAGAACTGGTGCTGTCGCTGCGCGGCGGTACAGGCGTTGCGTCGGGTGTCGCGCGCACGTTGGCTGTTCTGGCGGCCGCCCCGTCGGTCGAGGGCATCGTGCTGCTCGACGATGCGCTGCTCGACCTCGGGGAGCCCCTGTGGAAGGGCACAGCCTTTACCGCAGTCCTGCTCAGTGACAGTGGGATTGAAGATTTGACGCTCCCCGAGCCGATGGATCCGGTTCGGTTCCTTGCCGTTGTCCCGATAACCGGCACCGAAGCCGCCTGGGTCCGCTTGCGCGGCGCTGATGCACTGCGTGAAGCGTGGACCGAGGCCGGGATCGATGTCCGAGATCCGCACCGAGCGGCCGCATCGCTCTGA
- a CDS encoding CoA ester lyase, translating to MTLRNRSRRSVLAVPGSSRKMIDKAKGLPADEIFLDLEDAVAPLAKQAAREAVGDALAEDGWGKQVKVVRVNDWTTEWTYADVVEVVGRAGAHLDAILLPKVPDASHVQALDLLLTQVEKANGLEVGRIGIEPQIENAIGLTNIDAIATASPRVEALVFGPADFMASLNMRTLVVGEQPDGYDRGDAYHHILMTILMAARAHGVQAIDGPYLQIRDVEAFTRSAARTAALGFDGKWVLHPTQIEAANEVFSPRQSDYDRAELILDAYAFHTSAAGGGRGAVMLGDEMIDEASRKMALVISAKGRAAGMARTTEFTPPEHA from the coding sequence ATGACATTACGTAACCGATCCCGCCGATCAGTCCTTGCCGTTCCTGGTAGCAGCCGCAAGATGATCGACAAGGCAAAGGGACTGCCGGCCGACGAGATCTTCCTCGACCTCGAAGATGCGGTCGCGCCGCTGGCGAAGCAGGCCGCCCGCGAAGCTGTCGGTGACGCGCTGGCCGAAGACGGGTGGGGCAAGCAGGTCAAGGTCGTTCGGGTGAACGACTGGACCACGGAATGGACGTACGCCGACGTCGTAGAGGTTGTCGGCCGGGCCGGTGCCCACCTCGACGCGATTCTGCTGCCCAAGGTTCCCGACGCGAGCCATGTGCAGGCGCTTGATCTGCTGTTGACCCAGGTGGAGAAGGCCAACGGCCTCGAAGTGGGACGAATCGGCATCGAACCCCAGATCGAGAACGCGATCGGCCTGACCAACATCGACGCGATTGCCACGGCCAGCCCGCGCGTCGAGGCGTTGGTCTTCGGACCGGCGGACTTCATGGCGAGTTTGAACATGCGGACCCTGGTGGTCGGTGAGCAGCCGGACGGCTACGACCGTGGTGACGCCTATCACCACATCTTGATGACCATTCTGATGGCCGCGCGGGCGCACGGGGTCCAGGCCATCGACGGTCCGTACCTTCAGATCCGTGACGTGGAGGCGTTCACCCGCAGCGCTGCCCGCACCGCAGCACTGGGATTCGACGGCAAATGGGTGCTGCACCCGACTCAGATCGAGGCGGCCAACGAGGTGTTCAGCCCCAGGCAATCCGATTACGATCGCGCGGAATTGATCTTGGATGCCTACGCATTCCACACCTCCGCCGCCGGTGGTGGGCGGGGAGCCGTGATGCTCGGTGACGAGATGATCGACGAGGCAAGCCGCAAAATGGCTCTGGTGATTTCCGCGAAGGGCCGGGCGGCTGGAATGGCCCGGACAACGGAATTCACTCCGCCAGAACACGCCTGA
- a CDS encoding ABC transporter permease: MRWLIDNFSTVLDYTQTHLYLALVPLAVGLVIALPVGTAIRNIRWLRRITLTLASIAFTIPSLALFVTIPQIFGLKTLDPLNVIIALSVYSTALLIRAVPEALDSVPANVIDASTAIGFTALRRALTVELPLALPVLIANVRVIAVTNISLVSVGSLIGIGGLGVLFKQGYDRNYPDQIVAGIIAIVVLALALDLILYLLGRFLTPWTRTPSVSKVPAIVVAEGEPV; encoded by the coding sequence GTGCGCTGGCTCATCGACAATTTCTCGACGGTTCTGGACTACACGCAGACACATCTGTATCTCGCTCTGGTGCCGTTAGCGGTGGGCCTGGTCATCGCCCTTCCCGTCGGCACGGCAATTCGGAACATTCGATGGCTGCGCCGAATCACGCTGACCCTGGCCAGCATTGCGTTCACCATTCCGTCATTGGCACTGTTTGTCACCATCCCGCAGATCTTCGGACTCAAGACACTCGATCCGCTCAACGTCATCATCGCGCTCAGTGTGTACTCCACCGCACTGCTCATCCGAGCGGTCCCCGAAGCGCTGGATTCGGTGCCAGCCAACGTCATCGACGCCTCGACGGCCATCGGGTTCACTGCACTGCGCCGCGCGTTGACCGTCGAGCTGCCCCTGGCCCTTCCAGTTCTGATCGCCAATGTCAGAGTGATTGCGGTGACCAATATTTCGCTGGTGTCAGTGGGTTCGCTGATCGGAATCGGGGGTCTGGGAGTTCTGTTCAAGCAGGGCTACGACCGCAACTACCCCGATCAAATCGTGGCCGGCATCATCGCCATCGTGGTCCTGGCACTGGCCCTCGACTTGATCCTGTATCTCCTGGGCCGGTTCCTGACCCCGTGGACGAGAACGCCCTCCGTGTCGAAGGTGCCCGCGATCGTCGTGGCCGAAGGTGAGCCGGTATGA
- a CDS encoding PHP domain-containing protein, which yields MRIDLHTHSNASDGTDTPAALVRAAAHAGLDVVALTDHDTTAGWAEAEQALPAGLGLVRGMEMSCEGQGEDGWPVAVHLLAYLFDPDHPEFAKERERLRGERVERIRTMATLMARDGLPIDPDEILASAGPSVGRPHIAAALLRAGVVSSIGEAFTDLLATRGRYDVPKYDTPIDYAVELVAAAGGVTVLAHGRARTRGRVLALGHIRDLAASGLGGLEVDHPDHVAADRTLLRNLADDLGLAVTGSSDYHGDNKTIGLGDELTDPSDFDELMSAATGVEVLKH from the coding sequence GTGCGAATAGACCTTCACACCCACTCCAACGCATCCGACGGCACGGACACCCCCGCCGCCTTGGTGCGTGCCGCTGCCCACGCCGGACTCGACGTTGTCGCGCTCACAGATCACGACACCACCGCAGGCTGGGCGGAGGCGGAGCAAGCACTGCCAGCCGGGCTCGGACTGGTCCGCGGCATGGAAATGTCGTGTGAAGGCCAAGGTGAGGACGGGTGGCCCGTCGCGGTGCACCTGTTGGCGTACCTGTTCGATCCGGACCATCCCGAGTTCGCGAAGGAACGCGAGCGGCTGCGCGGTGAGCGGGTCGAGAGAATCCGCACGATGGCGACTTTGATGGCCCGCGACGGGCTGCCGATCGACCCCGACGAGATCCTCGCCTCGGCCGGTCCTTCGGTGGGACGCCCGCACATCGCCGCGGCTCTCCTGCGTGCCGGTGTGGTCTCGAGCATCGGTGAAGCCTTCACGGACCTGCTGGCAACGCGCGGACGCTACGACGTCCCGAAATACGACACACCGATCGACTACGCAGTCGAACTGGTCGCAGCAGCCGGGGGAGTGACCGTGCTCGCTCACGGTCGTGCTCGCACCCGCGGTCGTGTTCTGGCGCTGGGCCACATTCGCGATCTGGCCGCATCCGGACTCGGCGGACTCGAAGTCGACCACCCTGATCACGTAGCCGCCGACCGGACGTTACTTCGCAATCTTGCCGACGACCTCGGCCTCGCCGTCACCGGATCATCGGATTACCACGGAGACAACAAGACGATCGGCCTCGGTGACGAGCTCACCGACCCGAGCGACTTCGACGAGCTGATGTCCGCGGCAACCGGCGTCGAGGTGCTGAAACACTGA
- a CDS encoding NADP-dependent malic enzyme has protein sequence MSLVTEAINVPKVELTDEEIFAAHVGGKLSVETTAPLDTQRALSIAYTPGVAQVSRAIAADETLADRYTWTNRLVVVVSDGTAVLGLGDIGPRASLPVMEGKSALFKNFAGLNSIPLVLDTTDPDEIVETLIRLRPSFGAVNLEDISAPRCFEIEKRVIEALDCPVMHDDQHGTAIVVLAALKGAVKVQSRDITTLKVVISGAGAAGVACANILLAAGISDVIVLDSKGIISSERSDLNDIKAELAARTNPRSIHGGAVEALAGADVFLGVSAGKIPEELIASMASESIVFALSNPDPEIHPDTASKYAAIVATGRSDFPNQINNVLAFPGVFKGALDAGARRITEGMKLAAAEAILSVVGDELAVDKIVPSPLDPRVATAVAEAVAAAAHAEGVTS, from the coding sequence GTGTCCCTTGTGACTGAAGCCATCAACGTACCCAAGGTCGAGCTGACCGACGAAGAGATCTTTGCCGCTCACGTCGGTGGCAAATTGTCGGTCGAGACCACCGCGCCGCTCGATACGCAGCGCGCCCTGTCGATCGCGTACACGCCGGGTGTGGCTCAGGTGAGCCGCGCTATCGCTGCGGACGAGACTCTTGCCGACCGTTACACGTGGACCAACCGACTCGTTGTCGTTGTCAGTGACGGCACCGCGGTTCTCGGTCTGGGCGATATCGGACCCCGCGCGTCGCTGCCCGTCATGGAGGGAAAGTCCGCACTGTTCAAGAACTTCGCCGGACTCAATTCCATCCCGCTGGTGCTCGACACCACCGATCCCGACGAGATCGTCGAGACCTTGATCCGCCTGCGTCCGAGCTTCGGCGCGGTCAACCTCGAGGACATTTCGGCGCCGCGTTGCTTCGAGATCGAAAAGCGTGTCATCGAGGCACTGGACTGCCCGGTCATGCACGACGATCAGCACGGCACCGCCATTGTGGTTCTCGCTGCGCTCAAGGGCGCCGTGAAGGTGCAGAGCCGCGACATCACCACGCTCAAGGTTGTCATCTCCGGCGCCGGTGCTGCGGGTGTCGCGTGTGCGAACATCCTCCTCGCCGCGGGTATCAGTGACGTCATCGTGCTGGACTCGAAGGGCATCATCTCCAGCGAGCGCAGCGACCTCAACGACATCAAGGCCGAGTTGGCGGCGCGTACCAACCCGCGCAGCATCCACGGCGGTGCCGTCGAGGCGCTGGCCGGTGCGGACGTCTTCCTCGGTGTCTCGGCCGGCAAGATCCCCGAAGAGCTCATCGCGTCGATGGCTTCGGAGTCGATCGTGTTTGCGCTCTCGAACCCGGACCCGGAGATTCACCCTGATACCGCGTCGAAGTACGCGGCGATCGTGGCGACGGGTCGTAGTGATTTCCCGAACCAGATCAACAATGTGCTTGCCTTCCCCGGTGTGTTCAAGGGTGCGCTCGACGCCGGTGCCCGTCGCATCACCGAAGGTATGAAGCTCGCTGCTGCCGAGGCAATCCTGTCGGTGGTCGGCGACGAGTTGGCCGTGGACAAGATCGTCCCCAGTCCTCTCGACCCTCGCGTGGCGACCGCTGTTGCGGAAGCCGTCGCGGCCGCAGCGCATGCTGAGGGCGTGACCAGCTAA
- a CDS encoding magnesium and cobalt transport protein CorA, producing the protein MPSLPNWSNGKSAPAAAPPPRIPVPTARAIVDCAVYVDGVRLPGKFTHNAALAEVRRRGNGFVWVGIHAPDESQMQDVAQTFGLHELMVEDAVHAHERPKLERYDDVMFLVLRTVVYVPHESVETANEIVETGEIMVFVGPDFVVTVRHGDHSELASVRKALEQLPERLAMGPWSVLHAITDHVVDTYLSVTQLVEQDVDSMEELVFNPRNTVAVEHIYLLKREIVELRRSVTPLGMPLLQLTQPAGGLVPKEIRRYFRDVRDHHTIVSERISEYDEVLSSLVDAALAKIAVQQNTDMRKISAWVAIAAVPTGIAGIYGMNFENMPELGSQYGYPMVMVFIASVCVGLFFLFRRNNWL; encoded by the coding sequence GTGCCGTCACTACCGAACTGGTCGAACGGCAAATCGGCTCCGGCGGCCGCGCCCCCACCCAGGATTCCCGTCCCCACTGCCCGCGCCATCGTGGATTGCGCGGTGTACGTCGACGGCGTCAGGCTCCCGGGAAAGTTCACTCACAACGCTGCGCTCGCCGAAGTGCGCCGCCGCGGAAACGGATTCGTCTGGGTCGGAATCCACGCACCGGACGAATCCCAAATGCAGGACGTGGCACAGACTTTCGGCCTGCACGAACTGATGGTCGAGGACGCGGTCCACGCACACGAGCGCCCCAAACTCGAACGTTACGACGACGTCATGTTTCTCGTCCTCCGAACCGTTGTCTACGTTCCGCACGAATCGGTCGAGACGGCAAACGAAATCGTGGAGACCGGCGAGATCATGGTGTTCGTCGGCCCCGATTTTGTCGTCACGGTTCGACACGGTGACCATTCCGAACTGGCGAGTGTCCGCAAAGCGCTCGAGCAGCTACCCGAGCGTCTCGCCATGGGACCGTGGTCCGTTCTCCATGCCATCACCGACCACGTCGTCGACACCTACCTGTCTGTGACCCAACTGGTGGAGCAGGACGTCGACAGCATGGAAGAGTTGGTGTTCAACCCACGTAACACCGTGGCCGTTGAGCACATCTACCTGCTGAAACGGGAAATCGTCGAACTTCGACGGTCGGTCACCCCACTCGGCATGCCCCTCCTGCAACTGACCCAACCCGCAGGCGGGCTGGTCCCCAAGGAAATCAGACGCTATTTCCGTGACGTCCGAGACCATCACACCATCGTCTCCGAACGCATCTCCGAGTACGACGAAGTTCTGAGTTCACTGGTGGACGCCGCTCTGGCAAAGATCGCGGTGCAGCAGAACACCGACATGCGCAAGATTTCGGCGTGGGTGGCAATCGCGGCGGTACCGACCGGAATCGCCGGTATCTACGGCATGAATTTCGAGAACATGCCGGAACTGGGCTCGCAGTACGGATATCCGATGGTGATGGTGTTCATCGCATCGGTATGTGTCGGGCTGTTCTTTCTTTTCCGCCGAAACAACTGGCTCTAA
- a CDS encoding SRPBCC family protein, producing the protein MPTVEQSVIVSRPVPEVFQYLSTAENWPNWDNSIVESRQITDGPTGVGSRWQGASRILGKRIDWTAEFTEYDAPKRTSAKSVKSPVAFTLTTTCEEVEKGTRVTYRLDSESGLGGVFGRMADPLVTKAFGRSQQASLENLADLLDNEAAQ; encoded by the coding sequence ATGCCTACAGTTGAGCAGTCAGTAATCGTTTCACGCCCGGTTCCAGAAGTCTTCCAATACCTCAGCACCGCTGAGAATTGGCCGAACTGGGACAACTCGATTGTCGAATCCCGGCAGATCACGGATGGCCCGACAGGGGTGGGATCCCGCTGGCAGGGGGCCAGCCGAATACTCGGCAAGCGTATCGACTGGACTGCCGAGTTCACGGAATACGATGCGCCCAAGAGAACTTCGGCAAAGTCCGTCAAGAGCCCCGTAGCGTTCACGCTGACCACGACGTGTGAGGAAGTCGAGAAGGGCACCCGCGTCACCTACCGACTCGACAGCGAAAGCGGCCTGGGCGGAGTGTTCGGCAGAATGGCAGACCCGCTCGTCACCAAGGCATTCGGCCGATCCCAGCAAGCCAGCCTGGAGAATTTAGCCGACCTTCTCGACAACGAAGCCGCACAATAA
- a CDS encoding ABC transporter ATP-binding protein, with protein sequence MITFEGVTKQYPDGTTAVDRLDLTIEAESFTVFVGPSGCGKTTSMRMINRMITPTSGTIRVDGRDISQTDAVTLRLGIGYVIQNAGLLPHRTVVDNVATVPVLRGESRRAARKAALGVLERVGLDPSLATRYPAQLSGGQQQRVGVARALAADPPILLMDEPFSAVDPVVREDLQTEMLRLQSELKKTIVFVTHDIDEAVKLGDHIAVFGPGGRLQQVAAPRDVLAAPATDFVAGFVGRDRGYRGLSFRSADEVPMHSIRTATELELTSLRLELGEWVLVVTESGAPQGWIDVTGVEGIRAGHTLAQSTSAGGSLFGPGGDLRQALDAAISSPSGIGVAVGADGAVIGGILGSEVVAKLAEQRRREDQERNRLAFTEGFGV encoded by the coding sequence CGAGGCCGAGTCGTTCACGGTATTTGTCGGTCCGTCCGGGTGTGGCAAAACCACATCGATGCGGATGATCAACCGCATGATCACACCAACGTCCGGCACAATCCGGGTCGACGGTCGTGACATCTCCCAGACCGACGCGGTGACATTGCGCCTCGGTATCGGGTACGTCATCCAGAATGCCGGGCTGCTGCCACACCGGACCGTCGTCGACAACGTCGCAACGGTTCCGGTGCTGCGGGGCGAATCCCGCCGCGCCGCACGTAAAGCCGCGTTGGGAGTTCTCGAGCGCGTGGGTCTCGATCCGTCGTTGGCCACGCGCTACCCGGCGCAGTTGTCCGGTGGTCAGCAACAGCGAGTGGGTGTGGCCCGCGCGTTGGCGGCCGATCCTCCGATTCTGTTGATGGACGAACCCTTCAGCGCCGTCGATCCGGTGGTGCGCGAGGACCTGCAAACCGAAATGCTGCGACTGCAAAGCGAATTGAAGAAGACCATTGTCTTTGTCACCCACGACATCGACGAGGCCGTCAAACTGGGTGATCACATCGCGGTGTTCGGTCCGGGTGGTCGCCTGCAGCAGGTGGCCGCGCCGCGCGACGTATTGGCCGCACCGGCTACGGATTTCGTCGCCGGTTTTGTCGGTCGTGATCGCGGATATCGAGGGCTGTCCTTCCGCAGCGCGGACGAGGTACCGATGCACTCCATCCGCACGGCCACCGAACTGGAACTGACATCCCTGCGACTCGAATTGGGCGAATGGGTACTCGTTGTCACCGAGTCCGGTGCGCCGCAAGGCTGGATCGACGTCACCGGGGTCGAGGGAATTCGAGCGGGACACACTCTGGCACAGTCGACGTCGGCCGGCGGCTCCCTCTTCGGTCCGGGCGGCGACCTCCGGCAGGCGCTCGACGCTGCTATCTCGTCGCCGTCGGGAATCGGGGTTGCCGTCGGCGCCGACGGCGCCGTGATCGGGGGCATTCTGGGCTCGGAGGTCGTGGCCAAATTGGCGGAGCAACGCCGACGTGAGGACCAGGAGCGCAATCGACTTGCCTTCACCGAGGGATTCGGGGTGTAG
- a CDS encoding MarC family protein: MLDTTLYLTVFITLFVIMDPPGVIPVFLSLVGRKDRADRNRAAWQAPAVSLAVISVFAVGGQAILNYLHIGIPALQGAGGLLLLLIALELLTGKTSNRPQGADDVNVALVPLGTPMMAGPGAIAAVIVFVAQADGDASSYLAIALAIISIHLVLFIVLRFSTALIRVLGVGGISLLARIAGLLLAAIAVQLIAESVRGFITGA; the protein is encoded by the coding sequence ATGCTGGATACGACGCTCTACCTCACGGTTTTCATCACCCTTTTTGTCATCATGGACCCACCCGGAGTCATTCCGGTGTTCCTGTCCCTGGTCGGCCGCAAGGACCGTGCCGACCGTAACCGTGCGGCGTGGCAAGCCCCGGCAGTGTCGCTCGCCGTTATTTCCGTCTTCGCGGTCGGCGGGCAGGCGATCCTCAACTACCTCCACATCGGCATCCCCGCATTGCAAGGCGCCGGCGGTTTACTTCTCCTGCTGATCGCCCTCGAACTACTCACCGGCAAGACGTCCAATCGCCCTCAGGGCGCCGACGACGTCAACGTGGCCCTCGTGCCGCTGGGAACGCCCATGATGGCGGGCCCGGGCGCGATCGCCGCGGTCATCGTCTTTGTCGCCCAGGCCGACGGCGACGCGTCGTCGTACCTCGCGATTGCCTTGGCAATCATCTCGATTCACCTCGTACTGTTCATAGTGCTGCGATTCTCGACCGCCCTGATTCGTGTCCTCGGTGTTGGCGGAATTTCGCTGCTGGCCCGCATCGCAGGTTTGCTGCTTGCTGCCATCGCCGTTCAACTCATCGCGGAGTCCGTCCGCGGATTCATCACGGGAGCGTAG
- a CDS encoding general stress protein gives MSNPLAQSPNGSRRGALPTPPSGWPIGSYPTYAEAQRAVDYLSDQEFSVQDVTIVGVNLMQVERVLGRLTWPKVIGGGLVSGAWLGVFFGLLLGLFTTSFIGPLITGIVGGIIFGVITTTIPYAATRGQRDFASTMQLVAGRYDVLCEPKTAETARDLLAKLAI, from the coding sequence ATGTCCAATCCGCTCGCACAATCGCCGAATGGGTCGCGCCGTGGAGCGTTGCCGACACCACCTTCGGGCTGGCCGATCGGGTCGTACCCCACCTATGCCGAGGCGCAGCGCGCCGTCGATTACCTGTCTGATCAGGAATTTTCGGTCCAGGACGTCACCATCGTCGGTGTGAATCTGATGCAGGTCGAACGTGTTCTCGGCCGGCTCACGTGGCCGAAGGTGATCGGCGGTGGCCTCGTGTCCGGTGCATGGCTCGGCGTATTCTTCGGCCTTCTCCTGGGACTGTTCACAACCAGCTTCATCGGGCCACTGATCACGGGCATCGTCGGCGGCATCATCTTCGGCGTGATCACCACAACCATCCCGTACGCGGCGACGCGTGGCCAGCGCGACTTTGCATCGACCATGCAGTTGGTGGCCGGTCGCTACGACGTGCTGTGTGAGCCGAAGACCGCCGAGACTGCCCGCGACCTGCTCGCGAAGCTCGCAATCTGA
- a CDS encoding ABC transporter permease, giving the protein MSIFTGAWEYITNPDNWSGDTGIGTRILQHLWYSLLAVALAAVIAVPIGLIIGHLRRGQIVVVSLVNALRSLPTLGLLTFLVLLMGLGVMPPILALVILGIPPLLAGTYAGIASVDRDVVDAARAMGMTEMQVLLRVEVPNALPLILGGLRNATLQVIATATVAAYVNLGGIGRYIFDGIALYKYDRVVVGAILVAVVALVVDGLLALVVWASVPGTGRLRRTPNLARL; this is encoded by the coding sequence ATGAGTATCTTCACCGGCGCGTGGGAGTACATCACCAATCCAGACAACTGGAGCGGCGACACCGGAATCGGCACCCGAATCCTGCAACACCTCTGGTACAGCCTGCTGGCAGTCGCTCTGGCCGCGGTCATCGCGGTCCCGATCGGGCTGATCATCGGGCATCTGCGCCGCGGGCAGATCGTGGTCGTCAGTCTGGTCAACGCACTGCGCTCGCTACCCACGCTCGGTTTGCTGACGTTCCTCGTCCTGCTGATGGGGTTGGGAGTGATGCCCCCGATTCTCGCGTTGGTGATCCTCGGTATCCCACCGTTGCTGGCGGGAACGTATGCCGGCATTGCCAGTGTCGATCGCGACGTCGTCGACGCGGCACGGGCGATGGGAATGACCGAGATGCAAGTGCTGCTGCGCGTCGAGGTACCCAATGCGCTCCCGCTCATTCTGGGTGGGCTCCGAAACGCCACACTGCAGGTCATCGCGACTGCGACTGTTGCCGCCTACGTCAACCTGGGCGGCATCGGTCGGTACATCTTCGACGGGATCGCGTTGTACAAGTACGACCGCGTAGTTGTCGGCGCAATCTTGGTCGCGGTGGTTGCCCTTGTCGTGGACGGCCTACTGGCACTGGTGGTCTGGGCTTCCGTCCCGGGAACCGGCAGACTGCGACGCACACCGAACCTCGCGCGTTTGTAG